CTTGCGCCATTAAAGCACTTAGATCAAAGCGTGCTTGATCCTCCAAAGTACTCAAATGCTCGTTATCAAACCCTTCCACAAAGAGCTTTTGAATCAGATCACGCATGGCTTTACCGCCCGCACCGTGCGCTAAGGTAATAGTTTGCTCGCCCCAATCAGTCATGCTGCTGCACTCCGATAGCCATGATTATAATATGCCGCACACGCTCCCTCAGATGAGACCATTAGCGCCCCCATCGGTGTTTCAGGTGTGCAGGCTTTGCCAAAAATCTGACACTCCCAAGGTTTGATTAAGCCCTTAATGACTGCACCACATTGACATTCCTTAGGATCTATCACAGTCAAAGGTTTGACGGCAAATTTGCGCTCTGCATCAAATCCAGAATAATTTGCCGTCATACCTACACCCGAATGATCAATCGAACCCAAACCGCGTAATTCAAAATGCTCGCGTGTTGCAAAGACTTGATGAATAGCATTGAGGGCGGCTTTATTACCTGTAGGCTGTACCACTCGTGCATATTGGTTTTCTACTGCGCAACGCTGTTCAGCAATTTGTTTTAATAGCATCCATAACGCTTGCAAAATATCTAAGGGTTCAAACCCGGTGATAACCAAAGGCTTATAATAATCCCGCGCAATAAATTCAAATGGTTGCAAACCAATCACCATTGCCACATGTCCGGGGGCTAAAAACCCATCGAGCATTAAATCGGGTTCATCCAATACTGCCTTAATCGTGGGGGCGGTGGTGATGTGATTGCAAAATAAGGAGAAGTTTTTAATTCCTTCGCGCTCAGCTTGCAGAACCGTTAGCGCAGTGCTTGGCATAGTGGTTTCAAAACCTAGCGCAAAGAAAATTACTTCACGCTCTGGGTTTTGACGGGCGAGATTAAGTGCATCCATAGGCGAATACACCATACGCACATCTGCA
The genomic region above belongs to Thiofilum sp. and contains:
- the hypD gene encoding hydrogenase formation protein HypD; amino-acid sequence: MKFVDEFRDSQKAQYLKQAIHNLAQQIEPTLSRPLQLMEFCGGHTHTIFRYGIEQLLPDCIEMVHGPGCPVCVLPMGRVDDAVNLAIRPEVIFTTFGDAMRVPGSTMSLLQARGKGADVRMVYSPMDALNLARQNPEREVIFFALGFETTMPSTALTVLQAEREGIKNFSLFCNHITTAPTIKAVLDEPDLMLDGFLAPGHVAMVIGLQPFEFIARDYYKPLVITGFEPLDILQALWMLLKQIAEQRCAVENQYARVVQPTGNKAALNAIHQVFATREHFELRGLGSIDHSGVGMTANYSGFDAERKFAVKPLTVIDPKECQCGAVIKGLIKPWECQIFGKACTPETPMGALMVSSEGACAAYYNHGYRSAAA